From one Streptomyces sp. NBC_01478 genomic stretch:
- the paaN gene encoding phenylacetic acid degradation protein PaaN: protein MAAEPSAPELIARHRPTLDQALEAIRTRAYWSPHPEHPKAYGEHGSLDAAAGKAAFDALLGTRLDLGQPGTDDWVGGEVSPYGVELGVTYPHADLDVLLPAMRAGQRAWRDAGAETRAVVSIEILKRISDRTHEFAHAVMHTSGQAFMMAFQAGGPHAQDRGLEAVAYAYAEQVRTPAVAEWTKPQGKRDPLVMNKEFTPVPRGTALVIGCNTFPTWNGYPGLFASLATGNAVLVKPHPRAVLPLALTVQIAREVLTEAGFDPNLVALAAERPGEGIAKTLATRPEIRIIDYTGSTGFGDWLEANARQAQVYTEKAGVNTVVVESTDDYKGMLSNLAFSLSLYSGQMCTTPQNLLIPRDGITTDQGPKSYDEVVADLARSVDGLLGDDARANGLLGALVNPDVKARLEAASGLGEVALASREIANPEFPDAVVRTPVIVKLDGAKPDDEAAYMSECFGPVSFAVAVDSASDAVELLRRTVREKGAMTVGAYTTDAGVEAAVEEVCLEEAAQLSLNLTGGVFVNQTAAFSDFHGSGGNPAANAALCDGAFVANRFRVVEIRRDA, encoded by the coding sequence ATGGCCGCCGAACCGTCCGCACCCGAGCTGATCGCCCGGCACCGGCCGACACTCGACCAGGCGCTCGAAGCGATCCGCACGCGCGCGTACTGGTCCCCCCACCCCGAACACCCGAAGGCCTACGGCGAGCACGGCAGCCTGGACGCGGCGGCGGGCAAGGCCGCCTTCGACGCCCTCCTGGGCACCCGTCTCGACCTCGGCCAGCCCGGCACGGACGACTGGGTGGGCGGCGAAGTGTCGCCGTACGGCGTCGAGTTGGGCGTGACGTACCCGCACGCGGACCTCGACGTCCTGCTGCCGGCCATGCGCGCCGGGCAGCGGGCCTGGCGGGACGCGGGCGCGGAGACGCGTGCCGTGGTCAGCATCGAGATCCTCAAGCGGATCAGCGACCGGACGCACGAGTTCGCGCACGCGGTCATGCACACCAGCGGCCAGGCCTTCATGATGGCGTTCCAGGCGGGCGGCCCGCACGCGCAGGACCGCGGCCTGGAGGCGGTGGCGTACGCGTACGCGGAGCAGGTCCGCACCCCCGCCGTCGCGGAGTGGACCAAGCCCCAGGGCAAGCGCGACCCGCTCGTGATGAACAAGGAGTTCACGCCGGTCCCGCGCGGTACCGCCCTGGTCATCGGCTGCAACACCTTCCCGACGTGGAACGGCTATCCGGGCCTGTTCGCCTCCCTCGCCACCGGCAACGCGGTCCTGGTGAAGCCCCACCCGCGCGCGGTGCTGCCGCTCGCGCTCACCGTCCAGATCGCCCGTGAGGTCCTCACCGAGGCCGGCTTCGACCCGAACCTGGTGGCACTGGCCGCCGAGCGTCCCGGCGAGGGCATCGCCAAGACGCTGGCCACCCGCCCCGAGATCCGGATCATCGACTACACCGGGTCGACCGGCTTCGGCGACTGGCTGGAGGCCAACGCCCGCCAGGCGCAGGTCTACACGGAGAAGGCCGGCGTCAACACGGTGGTCGTCGAATCGACCGACGACTACAAGGGGATGCTGTCCAACCTGGCGTTCTCGCTGTCCCTTTACAGCGGCCAGATGTGCACCACCCCGCAGAACCTGCTGATCCCCCGCGACGGCATCACCACCGACCAGGGCCCCAAGTCCTACGACGAGGTCGTCGCCGATCTCGCCCGCTCCGTGGACGGTCTCCTGGGCGACGACGCCCGCGCGAACGGTCTCCTCGGCGCGCTGGTCAACCCGGACGTGAAGGCCCGTCTGGAGGCGGCTTCCGGCCTCGGGGAAGTCGCCCTCGCCTCACGGGAGATCGCCAACCCGGAGTTCCCGGACGCGGTCGTCCGCACGCCGGTGATCGTGAAGCTGGACGGGGCGAAGCCGGACGACGAGGCCGCGTACATGAGCGAGTGCTTCGGGCCGGTGTCCTTCGCCGTCGCGGTCGACTCGGCGTCGGACGCGGTGGAGCTGCTGCGGCGGACGGTGCGGGAGAAGGGGGCGATGACTGTCGGGGCGTACACGACTGACGCCGGGGTCGAGGCTGCGGTTGAGGAAGTCTGCCTGGAGGAGGCGGCGCAGTTGTCGCTGAACCTGACGGGCGGGGTGTTCGTCAATCAGACGGCGGCGTTCTCGGACTTCCACGGGTCTGGGGGTAACCCGGCGGCCAACGCTGCGCTGTGTGATGGGGCGTTTGTCGCGAACCGGTTCCGGGTTGTTGAGATTCGTCGGGACGCCTAG
- a CDS encoding acyl-CoA dehydrogenase family protein — MDFTFSEEQQAAAEAAAGVFADVAPDGVPSPADTTGAVADDFDRALWARLAGADLLSLLLDEAYSGAGLDAIALCLVLRESAKVLARVPLLESNAAAATVQAYGGEELRSALLTRAGRGDLVLTVAAHGRTGHDPAELAVTARRDGDRWVLDGVQTAVPWAYNADLVVVPAHTDAGRTVLALVAPDREGVVLAEQISTTGERLAELRLESVPIARVDVIDADGAWEWLRDLLTAGTCALALGLGTAVLRMTSEYTGKREQFGFPVATFQAVAVQAADRYIDLRAMEATLWQAAWRIASGAQGALPAAADLAVAKIWAAEGVRRVVQTAQHLHGGFGADTDYPLHRYHAWAKHLELSLGPAAAHEEALGDLLAAHPLG; from the coding sequence GTGGACTTCACCTTCAGCGAGGAGCAGCAGGCGGCGGCCGAGGCGGCGGCGGGGGTGTTCGCCGATGTCGCGCCGGACGGTGTGCCCAGTCCGGCCGACACCACGGGCGCCGTGGCCGACGACTTCGACCGCGCGCTGTGGGCCAGGCTCGCCGGGGCGGACCTGCTGAGCCTGCTGCTCGACGAGGCGTACAGCGGCGCGGGCCTGGACGCGATCGCCCTGTGCCTGGTGCTGCGGGAGTCGGCGAAGGTGCTGGCCAGGGTGCCGCTCCTGGAGAGCAACGCGGCGGCGGCGACCGTACAGGCCTACGGCGGCGAGGAGTTGAGGTCCGCCCTGCTCACCCGGGCCGGCCGCGGCGACCTCGTGCTGACCGTCGCCGCGCACGGCCGCACCGGCCACGACCCGGCCGAACTCGCCGTGACGGCACGGCGGGACGGCGACCGGTGGGTGCTGGACGGGGTGCAGACGGCGGTGCCGTGGGCGTACAACGCGGACCTGGTCGTCGTACCGGCGCACACGGACGCCGGCCGGACCGTCCTCGCGCTTGTCGCCCCGGACCGCGAAGGCGTCGTCCTCGCCGAGCAGATCTCCACCACGGGCGAGCGGCTCGCCGAACTGCGCCTGGAATCCGTGCCGATCGCGCGGGTCGACGTCATCGACGCCGACGGCGCCTGGGAGTGGCTGCGCGATCTGCTGACCGCCGGCACCTGCGCGCTGGCCCTCGGACTCGGCACCGCCGTCCTGCGCATGACCAGTGAATACACCGGCAAGCGCGAGCAGTTCGGGTTCCCCGTCGCGACCTTCCAGGCCGTCGCCGTGCAGGCCGCCGACCGCTACATCGACCTGCGCGCGATGGAGGCCACCCTGTGGCAGGCCGCGTGGCGGATCGCCTCGGGGGCACAGGGCGCGCTGCCCGCCGCCGCGGACCTGGCCGTGGCCAAGATCTGGGCGGCGGAGGGGGTACGACGGGTCGTGCAGACCGCGCAGCATCTGCACGGAGGGTTCGGCGCCGACACCGACTATCCGCTGCACCGGTACCACGCCTGGGCCAAGCACCTGGAGCTGTCGCTCGGCCCGGCGGCGGCACACGAGGAGGCGTTGGGAGATCTGCTGGCGGCCCACCCTTTGGGCTAG
- a CDS encoding 3-hydroxyacyl-CoA dehydrogenase, which yields MTALDLSSPVAVVGAGTMGQGIAQVALTAGHVVRLYDAVPGRAAEATAAIGARLDRLVEKDRLTAADRDAAHARLLPAEALADLADCTLVVEAVLERLDVKQQLMRDLEDIVGEDCLLATNTSSLSVTAIGGALRNPGRFVGLHFFNPAPLMPLVEVVSGFATDVTSATRAYEMSRAWGKTPVACADTPGFIVNRIARPFYAEAFAVYEAQAADPVTIDAVLRESGGFKMGAFELTDLIGQDVNESVTHSVWQAFFQDVRFTPSLAQRRLVESGRLGRKTGHGWYDHGDDAEQPEPHTAEPAQAPAYVVVEGDLGPAADLVALIREAGIVVREEEEDHGTRMVLPGGGQLALADGQTSVEFRDVVYFDLALDYRRAGRIALSASQDTASQTLTEAVGLFQALGKNVSLIGDAPGMIVARTVARIVDLAHDAVAKGVATEEDIDTAMRLGVNYPLGPFEWSRRLGRSWAYDLLDDLHLRDPSGRYAPSLALYRHAYATEKREGTP from the coding sequence ATGACAGCACTCGACCTCAGCAGCCCCGTGGCCGTCGTCGGCGCCGGCACCATGGGCCAGGGCATCGCCCAGGTCGCGCTGACCGCGGGCCACGTCGTACGGCTGTACGACGCCGTCCCGGGACGGGCCGCGGAAGCGACCGCCGCCATCGGCGCCCGGCTCGACCGGCTCGTCGAGAAGGACCGGCTCACCGCCGCCGACCGGGACGCCGCACACGCCCGGCTGCTGCCCGCCGAGGCCCTCGCCGACCTCGCGGACTGCACCCTGGTCGTCGAGGCCGTCCTGGAGCGGCTGGACGTCAAACAGCAGTTGATGCGCGACCTGGAGGACATCGTCGGCGAGGACTGTCTGCTCGCCACCAACACCTCGTCCCTGTCGGTGACGGCCATCGGCGGCGCCCTGCGCAACCCCGGCCGCTTCGTCGGCCTGCACTTCTTCAACCCGGCGCCCCTGATGCCGCTCGTCGAGGTCGTCTCCGGGTTCGCCACCGACGTCACATCGGCCACGCGCGCGTACGAGATGTCCCGCGCCTGGGGCAAGACCCCCGTCGCCTGCGCCGACACCCCCGGCTTCATCGTCAACCGCATCGCCCGGCCCTTCTACGCCGAGGCCTTCGCGGTCTACGAGGCACAGGCCGCCGACCCGGTCACCATCGACGCGGTCCTGCGGGAGTCCGGCGGCTTCAAGATGGGCGCCTTCGAACTGACCGATCTCATCGGGCAGGACGTCAACGAGTCCGTCACGCACTCCGTGTGGCAGGCCTTCTTCCAGGACGTGCGCTTCACGCCCTCGCTCGCGCAGCGCCGGCTGGTCGAGTCCGGCCGCCTCGGCCGCAAGACCGGGCACGGCTGGTACGACCACGGGGACGACGCCGAGCAGCCCGAGCCGCACACCGCGGAACCCGCCCAGGCGCCCGCGTACGTCGTCGTCGAGGGCGACCTGGGCCCCGCGGCCGACCTGGTCGCGCTGATCCGCGAGGCGGGCATCGTCGTCCGCGAGGAGGAAGAGGACCACGGCACCCGCATGGTGCTGCCCGGCGGCGGTCAACTGGCGCTCGCCGACGGGCAGACCTCCGTCGAGTTCCGTGACGTCGTCTACTTCGACCTCGCCCTCGACTACCGCAGGGCCGGCCGCATCGCCCTGTCCGCCTCCCAGGACACCGCCTCCCAGACCCTCACCGAGGCGGTCGGCCTCTTCCAGGCGCTCGGCAAGAACGTCAGCCTCATCGGGGACGCCCCCGGGATGATCGTCGCCCGCACGGTGGCCCGGATCGTCGACCTGGCGCACGACGCCGTCGCCAAGGGCGTCGCCACCGAGGAGGACATCGACACCGCGATGCGCCTGGGTGTCAACTACCCTCTGGGTCCGTTCGAATGGAGCCGCAGGCTCGGCCGCAGTTGGGCCTACGACCTCCTGGACGACCTGCACCTGCGTGACCCGTCGGGACGGTACGCGCCGTCCCTCGCGCTCTACCGCCACGCGTACGCCACCGAGAAGCGGGAGGGCACCCCATGA
- a CDS encoding TrmH family RNA methyltransferase, with amino-acid sequence MTDPAAADWHRLAETAVLLDGFHALKHALRFGAEVPVAVTTDRRAALALAAELAPDVRDTLDALLTEVPEDTYRSFVPRPHPTAVAALAIRPARDANLRKLAHTPRSAPVIVLDNPRNLGNAGAVIRLAAGFGATGVVTTGTLDPWHPTVVRAGAGLHYATAVERLTVDELPPGPVFALDPEGDDIRALKLPDDAVLAFGSERSGLSAELRARTDHLVSLPMRPQVSSYNLATSVAMTLYHWSTGAP; translated from the coding sequence ATGACCGACCCCGCAGCGGCCGACTGGCACCGGCTCGCCGAGACCGCCGTGCTGCTCGACGGATTCCACGCCCTCAAGCACGCGCTGCGCTTCGGGGCCGAGGTCCCCGTGGCGGTCACCACGGACCGGCGGGCGGCCCTCGCCCTCGCCGCCGAACTGGCCCCCGACGTACGGGACACCCTGGACGCGCTGCTGACGGAGGTCCCGGAGGACACGTACCGGTCCTTCGTGCCGCGCCCGCATCCCACCGCGGTGGCCGCCCTGGCCATACGCCCCGCGCGTGACGCCAATCTCCGGAAGCTCGCGCACACGCCCCGCAGCGCGCCGGTGATCGTCCTCGACAACCCGCGCAACCTGGGCAACGCCGGGGCCGTGATCCGCCTCGCCGCCGGTTTCGGGGCGACCGGTGTGGTCACCACCGGGACGCTCGACCCCTGGCATCCCACGGTCGTGCGCGCCGGGGCGGGGCTGCACTACGCGACCGCCGTGGAGCGACTGACGGTCGACGAACTGCCGCCCGGCCCGGTGTTCGCCCTCGATCCGGAGGGCGACGACATCCGGGCCCTGAAGCTTCCGGACGACGCCGTCCTCGCCTTCGGCTCCGAACGCAGCGGCCTGTCGGCCGAACTACGCGCCCGCACCGACCACTTGGTGTCCCTGCCGATGCGCCCCCAGGTCTCCAGCTACAACCTGGCGACGAGCGTGGCGATGACCTTGTACCACTGGAGCACTGGAGCGCCCTGA
- a CDS encoding TetR/AcrR family transcriptional regulator, producing the protein MTTAKRDTYTPESLLSVAVQVFIERGYDGTSMEHLAKAAGISKSSIYHHVTGKEELLRRAVSRALDGLFGILDEEHARVGRAVERLEYVVRRMVEVLTSELPYVTLLLRVRGNTDAERWALERRRDFDHRVAELLKAAAADGDLRGDVEVRLATRLVFGMINSIVEWYRPDGRGMGEREVTDAVAQLVFSGLRAQN; encoded by the coding sequence ATGACCACCGCCAAGCGCGACACGTACACCCCGGAGAGCCTGCTCTCCGTCGCCGTCCAGGTCTTCATCGAGCGCGGCTACGACGGCACCTCCATGGAGCACCTCGCCAAGGCGGCCGGTATCTCCAAGTCGTCGATCTACCACCACGTCACCGGCAAGGAGGAGCTGCTGCGCCGCGCGGTCAGCCGCGCCCTGGACGGCCTCTTCGGGATCCTCGACGAGGAGCACGCACGCGTGGGGCGCGCCGTCGAGCGGCTGGAGTACGTCGTACGGCGGATGGTCGAGGTGCTGACCTCCGAGCTGCCGTACGTGACGCTGCTGCTGCGGGTGCGGGGCAACACCGACGCCGAGCGGTGGGCCCTGGAGCGGCGCCGTGACTTCGACCACCGGGTGGCCGAGCTGCTGAAGGCCGCGGCGGCCGACGGCGATCTGCGCGGCGACGTGGAGGTACGGCTCGCGACCCGGCTCGTCTTCGGGATGATCAACTCCATCGTGGAGTGGTACCGGCCCGACGGGCGGGGCATGGGCGAGCGCGAAGTGACCGACGCGGTGGCCCAGTTGGTGTTCTCCGGGCTGCGCGCGCAGAACTGA
- a CDS encoding rhodanese-like domain-containing protein, with the protein MPTVEVGDLKDGDFLLDVREDDEWQAGHATGALHIPISEFVARYGELTEAAPQDGRVHVICRSGGRSAQVTMYLAQQGIDAVNVDGGMQVWAAAGRPVVTDEGQPGFVL; encoded by the coding sequence GTGCCCACGGTCGAGGTCGGCGACCTCAAGGACGGCGACTTCCTGCTGGACGTCCGCGAGGACGACGAGTGGCAGGCGGGTCACGCCACGGGGGCGCTGCACATCCCCATCAGTGAATTCGTCGCCCGGTACGGCGAGTTGACCGAGGCGGCGCCGCAGGACGGGCGGGTCCATGTGATCTGCCGCTCCGGCGGGCGTTCGGCCCAGGTCACGATGTACCTGGCCCAGCAGGGCATCGACGCCGTGAACGTCGACGGCGGCATGCAGGTGTGGGCCGCGGCCGGCCGACCCGTCGTCACGGACGAGGGCCAACCGGGCTTCGTGCTGTAG
- the pdhA gene encoding pyruvate dehydrogenase (acetyl-transferring) E1 component subunit alpha, producing MTVMEQRGAYRPTPPPAWQPRTDPAPLLPDAAPYRVLGTGAAAQADPELLRRLYAELVRGRRYNAQATALTKQGRLAVYPSTTGQEACEVAAALVLQEQDWLFPSYRDTLAAVARGLDPVQALTLLRGDWHTGYDPREHRIAPLSTPLATQLPHAVGLAHAARLKGDDVVALAMVGDGGTSEGDFHEALNFAAVWQAPVVFLVQNNGFAISVPLAKQTAAPSLAHKAVGYGMPGRLVDGNDAVAVHEVLSDAVRHAREGGGPTLVEAITYRIEAHTNADDATRYRGETEVEAWRAHDPIALLEHELTERGLIDEAGIQAARDAAETMAAELRAHMNQDPVLDPMDLFADVYAEPTPQLREQREQLAAELAAEREGTHS from the coding sequence ATGACGGTCATGGAGCAGCGGGGCGCGTACCGGCCCACACCGCCGCCCGCCTGGCAGCCGCGCACGGACCCCGCGCCCCTGCTGCCCGACGCCGCGCCGTACCGCGTGCTCGGCACCGGGGCGGCCGCGCAGGCCGACCCCGAGCTGCTGCGCAGGCTGTACGCCGAGCTGGTGCGCGGCCGCCGGTACAACGCGCAGGCCACCGCCCTCACCAAGCAGGGCCGGCTCGCGGTGTACCCCTCCACCACCGGCCAGGAGGCCTGCGAGGTCGCCGCCGCGCTGGTCCTCCAGGAGCAGGACTGGCTCTTCCCCAGCTACCGCGACACCCTCGCCGCCGTCGCCCGCGGCCTCGACCCCGTGCAGGCCCTCACCCTGCTGCGCGGCGACTGGCACACCGGCTACGACCCGCGCGAGCACCGCATCGCCCCGCTGAGCACCCCGCTCGCCACCCAACTGCCGCACGCGGTGGGCCTCGCCCACGCGGCCCGCCTCAAGGGCGACGACGTGGTCGCGCTCGCCATGGTCGGCGACGGCGGCACCAGCGAGGGCGACTTCCACGAGGCGCTGAACTTCGCCGCCGTCTGGCAGGCCCCGGTCGTCTTCCTGGTCCAGAACAACGGCTTCGCGATCTCCGTCCCCCTCGCCAAGCAGACCGCGGCCCCCTCCCTGGCCCACAAGGCCGTCGGCTACGGCATGCCCGGCCGCCTGGTCGACGGCAACGACGCGGTCGCCGTGCACGAGGTCCTCAGCGACGCCGTACGGCACGCGCGCGAGGGCGGCGGTCCCACGCTCGTCGAGGCGATCACGTACCGCATCGAGGCCCACACCAACGCCGACGACGCGACCCGCTACCGGGGCGAGACCGAGGTCGAGGCCTGGCGCGCGCACGACCCGATCGCCCTCCTGGAGCACGAGCTGACCGAGCGCGGCCTCATCGACGAGGCCGGCATCCAGGCCGCCCGCGACGCCGCCGAGACCATGGCGGCCGAGCTGCGCGCGCACATGAACCAGGACCCGGTGCTCGACCCCATGGACCTGTTCGCCGACGTGTACGCCGAGCCCACCCCCCAACTGCGCGAACAGCGCGAACAGTTGGCGGCCGAGCTCGCGGCCGAGCGGGAGGGGACGCACTCGTGA
- a CDS encoding HTTM domain-containing protein: MNGFSLAVSRGIARVTESALGPYQSAVIRIGFAGTWLLFLLRELPHRQELYGPDGPWSWDLARQLIADNGAFTALMWSDGQFWFETVYALAVLASVLLLLGWRTRTMSVLFMVGVLSLQNRSVFMGDGGDNVLHLMSLYLVFTRCGQVWSLDARRALRTRDARARGERIPDRVGPVLWIVLGAALVAVTAAGRFDSAWFVPALLWGVWLAQALWWVIGRYARSYEPRVLLDVVANVIHNGALFVIACEACLIYATAGWYKIQGSRWQDGTAVYYPLHLDYFSPWPALADLLAGSGTMVMLVTYGTVIVQVAFPFTLFNRRVKNVLLAAMMTEHAVIAVLLGLPFFSLAMIATDAVFLPTSFLRRLGGWAARARGRWFTWGGRPVPDGDRGEPHAPENPEHSHVGFTA; encoded by the coding sequence GTGAACGGTTTCTCCCTCGCGGTCTCGCGAGGCATCGCCCGCGTCACCGAGTCGGCCCTCGGTCCCTACCAGAGCGCCGTGATCCGCATCGGCTTCGCCGGGACCTGGCTGCTGTTCCTGCTCCGCGAACTGCCCCACCGCCAGGAGCTCTACGGCCCCGACGGACCGTGGAGCTGGGACCTCGCCCGCCAACTGATCGCGGACAACGGCGCGTTCACGGCCCTGATGTGGTCGGACGGGCAGTTCTGGTTCGAGACGGTGTACGCGCTGGCCGTACTGGCGAGCGTCCTGCTGCTGCTCGGCTGGCGCACCCGCACGATGTCCGTGCTGTTCATGGTCGGCGTGCTCTCCCTGCAGAACCGCAGTGTCTTCATGGGCGACGGCGGCGACAACGTCCTGCACCTGATGTCCCTGTACCTGGTGTTCACCCGCTGCGGCCAGGTCTGGTCCCTCGACGCACGCCGGGCCCTGCGTACGCGGGACGCACGCGCGCGTGGGGAGCGGATTCCCGACCGGGTCGGACCCGTCCTGTGGATCGTGCTCGGCGCGGCGCTCGTCGCGGTGACCGCGGCCGGCCGGTTCGACAGCGCCTGGTTCGTGCCCGCGCTGCTGTGGGGCGTCTGGCTGGCGCAGGCCCTGTGGTGGGTGATCGGGCGGTACGCGAGGTCGTACGAGCCCCGGGTGCTGCTCGACGTCGTCGCGAACGTGATCCACAACGGCGCCCTGTTCGTGATCGCGTGCGAGGCCTGTCTGATCTACGCGACGGCCGGCTGGTACAAGATCCAGGGTTCCCGCTGGCAGGACGGCACCGCCGTCTACTACCCGCTCCACCTCGACTACTTCTCCCCCTGGCCCGCCCTCGCCGACCTGCTGGCCGGCAGCGGCACGATGGTCATGCTCGTGACCTACGGGACCGTGATCGTGCAGGTCGCCTTCCCGTTCACGCTCTTCAACCGGCGCGTCAAGAACGTCCTGCTGGCCGCGATGATGACCGAGCACGCCGTGATCGCCGTACTCCTGGGGCTGCCGTTCTTCTCTCTGGCGATGATCGCGACGGACGCGGTCTTCCTGCCGACGTCGTTCCTGCGCCGGCTCGGCGGATGGGCGGCACGCGCGCGTGGACGGTGGTTCACGTGGGGCGGCCGTCCGGTGCCGGACGGGGATCGGGGGGAGCCGCATGCCCCGGAGAACCCCGAGCACAGCCACGTAGGCTTCACCGCATGA
- a CDS encoding DUF5819 family protein, translating to MDANDGGSNAPEGEQAPAPSVEGPPRTPAAPEGPHVPAQQPPYPPPPEPQAQPHPPHDLADARIGVSALSLRYQIGAALAVAVVAVAALVHLGMVFLHVAPSNTVTKQHGKAIDEWIYPEFEQNWKLFAPNPLQQNIEVQVRADVRTADGTTRTTGWYDLSAEDGAAIDGNLLPSHTEQNELRRAWDFLTATHDSANRPIGLRGTLAETYLRRIVVLRLDRDDAAGGQGGVVQRVQVRSRTTNVPPPEWSDEQVSTTPQYRLLPWWPVPADEAAGGVR from the coding sequence ATGGACGCGAACGACGGAGGCTCGAACGCCCCCGAGGGGGAGCAGGCGCCTGCTCCCTCCGTCGAGGGCCCCCCGCGCACGCCAGCCGCCCCCGAAGGGCCGCACGTGCCCGCCCAGCAGCCCCCGTACCCACCTCCGCCCGAGCCGCAGGCACAGCCGCACCCGCCCCACGATCTCGCGGACGCCCGTATCGGAGTCTCCGCGCTGTCCCTGCGCTATCAGATCGGTGCCGCGCTGGCGGTCGCGGTCGTCGCGGTGGCCGCGCTGGTCCATCTCGGGATGGTGTTCCTGCACGTCGCGCCGTCGAACACGGTGACGAAGCAGCACGGCAAGGCGATCGACGAGTGGATCTATCCCGAGTTCGAGCAGAACTGGAAGCTCTTCGCGCCGAACCCGTTGCAGCAGAACATCGAGGTCCAGGTGCGCGCCGATGTCCGTACCGCGGACGGCACGACCCGTACGACCGGCTGGTACGACCTGTCGGCCGAGGACGGCGCGGCCATCGACGGCAATCTCCTGCCGAGCCACACCGAGCAGAACGAGCTGCGCAGGGCCTGGGACTTCCTTACCGCCACGCACGACAGCGCCAACCGCCCGATCGGCCTGCGTGGCACGCTCGCGGAGACGTATCTGCGGCGCATCGTCGTGCTGCGCCTGGACCGGGACGACGCGGCCGGCGGGCAGGGCGGTGTCGTCCAGCGCGTCCAGGTCCGCTCCCGCACCACCAACGTGCCCCCGCCCGAGTGGAGTGACGAGCAGGTGTCGACCACCCCCCAGTACCGCCTGCTGCCCTGGTGGCCGGTCCCGGCGGACGAGGCCGCGGGAGGCGTCCGGTGA
- a CDS encoding Lrp/AsnC family transcriptional regulator has protein sequence MAEGPDDSSALPPPRPLDAIDQDILKMLQTDGRASIRSVAERVHVSRANAYARINRLIEDGVIRGFGARVDHERAGQGTSAYITLKIVQNSWRTVREQLRLLPGASHIAQVGGDFDVLLLVHTLDNRALRDLVLNRLQAIPEVLSTRTLLVFEEEDLEPQG, from the coding sequence ATGGCCGAGGGCCCGGACGACAGCAGCGCCCTGCCGCCCCCGCGTCCGCTCGACGCCATCGACCAGGACATCCTGAAGATGCTCCAGACGGACGGCCGCGCGTCGATAAGGTCGGTCGCCGAACGGGTGCACGTCTCGCGCGCCAACGCCTACGCGCGGATCAACCGGCTCATCGAGGACGGCGTCATCCGCGGCTTCGGCGCCCGGGTCGACCATGAACGCGCGGGGCAGGGCACGTCGGCGTACATCACCCTGAAGATCGTGCAGAACTCCTGGCGCACGGTCCGCGAACAGCTCAGGCTCCTGCCGGGCGCCTCGCACATCGCGCAGGTGGGCGGCGACTTCGACGTGCTGCTCCTGGTGCACACCCTGGACAACCGGGCGCTGCGCGACCTGGTCCTCAACCGGCTCCAGGCGATCCCCGAGGTGCTCAGCACGCGCACGCTGCTGGTGTTCGAGGAGGAGGACCTGGAGCCCCAGGGCTGA